A segment of the Salvelinus sp. IW2-2015 linkage group LG23, ASM291031v2, whole genome shotgun sequence genome:
GGAACCGGGACCCCAAGGCCCAGCGGAGGAAGAGCAGGGTGGTCCGGAAGACTTTTGTGGTGCCGGTGATCTTCACACTGTGCTTCCTGCCATACCACCTGGTGCGAGTGCCCTACGTGCTGGCCCAAATGGATCTGATTCAGGCCCTGGACAGTAAGCAGATTCTTCACATCCTCAATGAACTCACTCTGCTCCTGTCTTCCCTCAACAGCTGTCTGGACCCCATAATCTACTACTTCCTGTCCTGCACCTATAGGAGGACCATCCTCTGTGCCCTGCAGGGGCAGTTCAAGACCATGTATGCTGTTACCAGTAGACACATCATTATTAATCAATCTATTACAGAGATATAGAGCTATCTAAGGCAGGGAGTTTTTAACATTTTGCACAATGGGGTTAGAAATCTATTTAGATTAGTAACTGAGAAATTATGTATAATAATGTACAATACATGTTAATACTGTTGATACTATTGACTCTATAAAATAAAGTATAGAAGGGTATTATTGAATGTCCATTATGAAAGATTAATATATATATGAACTATTTTTATCAAGTTCTTACTGGACTTTGTAGATATAATTGTTGGTCCAGTAAGAATGGTGTTTGTATGAGTATTTGTACAGTCTGCGTTATTTGAGTATATTACTCACACTTATGGTGACCTTAGGTTGTCATTGTTAAAAGGGCATTTtaaaccgggtggttcgagccctggatgctgattggctgaaagccgtggtataccaTGGATATGTCTCCCAAAAAGTTTTATTGTCACAAAACCTCTGTTGTCTGAAAACGTATTAATTCGATGAAGTACTAACAAAAGCTGTAATGGCCATGTTGTGTCAGTCTTGtacactttttaaaatatatttttctgccATGAGATCAATAAATGTATATTTCCACACAATCGAGAGCCTTGAAGTTTATTTATGTGGATATTTGCCTTTTACAGTTGCATAAGTTCACTAAAGATACTGATTAATTAAGTTCACCAAAGTTAATTTCATTTGATGTTCATAAGGGATTATCTCCTCAGATAACACTGATCCTTTCATTATTATTTTCTTGCTTTAAGCATGTGAGTAGCATGTGAGTAGTATGTATAGTAGAGGCAGTATATTATCAAACTTAAGTAGTCTAATCCAATCACTGTCAGGATTCACTCAGTTATTCAGTAATTTATCAAATAAATGACGGGTTGAATTATTTAGTTTTATCACCTACTGCACAAAAACAGGCTGGGCTTCGACTGACAGCATAGATTGATCACAGAGGAGCGGAGGAGCAGAGGAAAGAGGGATATATACCTGTTGTTCAAAGCCAGACGCTCACTTTGATGATATCACTGTCTCTGGTGGATGATCAGCAGCCTTTCATTAAAGAGAACAAAGCCATTTCCAGTCTTTATCTTGGATAAATACTGTTTGGTGCATATTTAGGCTATTTGCATTTGGATGAGTTAACCTTGCAGTACAATACCTGAAGTAACAATGTCCATAGCTGACAAACATATTTTTTGTCATTTGTATAATAGAATGTAAATGATCCTTTGTCTGACATTTCTAACCGATTCTTATCCGTTTTAATCAAGGCagtgcacagacctttcagggggcaggtgctcaaaataaaaatactttcatAATTCATATCTTGATATTCCTAAAATATCAACTGCCTCTGTAgcgatgtatttttatttttaagaaaaggGCCATTTATTTGTACCAGAACACACTCATTACAAATTGTAAGCCTCCTAAAGACATGATTGACAGGGGAAAGAGGGTGGGCTTtcagcttgtcattgttgataattGATGTTaatctgctagttagctagcttgatttttaatttttttgtactGATTGTAATTTATCCTCCATGTTCTTAAATTCTTAAATAATAACTTTATAATGTAATATTCATAGTCTTCTAAYTCATGATATATGGCTGGCTRGCAAGTGGCTTGTATTGATATYTTAGTATTATGGTGGTCAGYGCCAGTAGActacctgtgttgctgctgcCCTGACACATGGTGCAACTCGCGGACTGAAGAAGGGATGGACTGAAGAAGGCATGGAGTTGAGTTAGAGGGTCCTTGATGAAGACgctcctctgtctttctgcctctctctgctgtgtgtattAGCCAACCAGACCAGGTATTGATGATGGTATTAATCTAGTGTTATCAAGTGTTAATAAAATATTATGCTGATGTGGCAGTACTGCtgatatttaaactaggtagcCGGCTAGTTGCAAWgggtcggaaactttccggtaaatttccgtATATTTTCCAAAAAAATTTCATGGtaagttaagcctgggaattttgggaattttgcttaaattcatcaaaaaagttagcttataacagtgaaccttttttgtgggatacacataaggcaattctaggtctgtggcatattttggttaaactatcctcaattcaatggaattgcaaccctctgcatgcacagtacattcttccatcacatgggcagctgattctcaagatcttgcacactaatgagatgctgttgagcccacactactacactgtctgagccaaggactacatgctttctggtaagttttgattacaatactgggtggggtgaatatattttatatgacatacMTWatttttttgttaactagtaaatagtagcctacagcaaagtgtgtttaaataatttataacttgttaacaatttctgctagttagtttatGCTACCATGTGGgatttagcttgcttgagcctgctaagtGAGAAGTKttaattcacctgtttccatacatgtttcatttaaaaaaatatatatcttacaaaggagttgtttattctaactgcttaactatttatctgtacatMGATTGTATTCGKTTTTTTTACTCATTTTTTYCTAacctttacaggaaaatgccacgggcactatctgatgtgtggagacatttcactgcagctaatgtagaaggaaagctgtgtacatttgcaaatactgtgccaaatcatatgtgaagaatggaacaaagatgcagaatcatctggccaagtgcattaagttccctcagcgctcacaacaagcaacctctgacaaaagtccctctacttctattcgaggtgaaaattatgaatcagacaccttatcgatagcaacagctcacggTCGTCCTGGAATTAGaagttttttgactcaatggatgaacgtagtcagagaaatgctgatgaatgtcttgctcgagctgtgtatgcaactggttcacctctgatgctcacaggcaatgtgtattggaagatatttctgaatgttcttcacccagcatacaccYctccaaccagacatgctttatctactaatttgctggatgcagagttcaacagagttcaagtgaaggtcaagaaaatcatagagaaagcagactgtattgtaatcatctctgatgggtggtcgaatgttcgtgggcaaggaaaaattaactacatcatctccacccctcaaaccAGTATTCTRcaagagcacagacacaagagaTGACAGTCAAACCGGTCTCTACATTGTAGATgcgctgaaggcagtcatcaatgaccttcgACCACataaggtatttgcactggtgacagacaatgctgcgaacatgaaggctgcttggtctaaagtggaggagtcctaccatcacatcacacccattggctgtgctgctcatgcattgaatctgctcctcaaggacatcatggcacggAAAACAATGGATACAGTCTACaaaagagccaaggaaatggttaggtatgtgaagggtcatcaagttatagcagcaatctacctcaccaagcaaagtgagaagaataagagcaccacattgaagctgcccagcaacacccgttggggtggtgttgtcatcatgtttgacatggagaggaaggagtctctccaagaaatgSCCATATCACAGTCtgtcgatatggacagccccatcaagaggatcctcctggatgatgtattttgggagagagtggtaagcagcttgaaactcctgaaacctgtagcagtagccattgcacggattgagggagacaattccatcctgtctgatgttcagactctgctttcagatgtaagagaagaaatccgtactgccctgcccacttcactgttgctccaagcagaggaaactacaGTTCTGAAATACTTCAAAAAGTGTGAAGatttctgcctgaagcccaacgtacatgttggaccccaagtatgctggcaagagcatcctgtctggtgcagagatcaacRAggtctatggtgtcatcactaccctGTCTccccaccttggcctggatgagggcaaRgttcttggcagtctggcgaagtacacttccaagcaagggctttgggatggagatgcaataaggcagtcgtgccaacataggactgaggctctttcccctgttgcctccctCATCCTTCAAATCCCACCATCATCAGCYGCCTCAGAGCGCatctggtccttgtttgggaacgcACACACcaaaagcacgcaacaggctgactaATACAAGGGTGGAAatttggtggccatccgggcaaatttgaggctttttgagcctgacaacgagccatcctcaacaaggttggaaagtgacagtgaagatgaggcttcagagtctgatgttcaaaaggtggacattgaggaggtgcagggagaagacatggaagcctgagaggaagacaaccaaagctttagtttctagactatcattttatgttgaaaatgtttttgggMgatgcgatggatcattgggaatcattcaatattccctttattttgttgttcagtgaaatcatcccatgtgaagagtcaactcatttaattaaagttcaattcgtaacaaatatatatatttatWTWtctattggaaggatttaattatttgcaattatgtctacttatgataaggtaaaaggtttatggttctgtctccatatgatatggtaattatatccaatgcaaaaaacatctacatttaaatggtattaatattaatttgcatatatttccattaattcccatatattcccattaattcccatattttcccgttaattcccatggaaagtttccacctctgaatattccccaaaatgtgcaaccctagtggaGGGTGGCGGGGCATTGTGATCAGAACGATGACAAAARCTGTATACaaaaaacatacagtgccttcagaaagtattcataccccttgactttttcacccatcagactatccTCAATTTAAACTTGTATTTACTAatatgttgttacagcctgatttcaacatttattaaatgtattatttttctcacccatcaagacacaataccgcataatgacaaagtgaaaacatgtttttagacatttctgcaaatttattgaaaattaaatatctttacataagtattcacacctctcaCACCcctcaaaattcttcaagctctgtcaaatggtTGTTTATCATCGCTAGACAACCATtctcaggtcttgccatagattttcaagtagatttaagtcaaaactacctcggccactcaggaacattcactgtcttcttggtaagcaactccaatgtagagttggccttgtgttttaggttattgtcctgctgaaaggtcaactcatctcccagtgtctgRTGGAAAGCAGACTGAACMAGGTTTTCCTStaggattttgcctgtgcttaactccattaCGTTTMttttttatcctgaaaaactccccagtccttaacaattacaagcatacccataacacagcgctgcaactttggttttagatgtWTKtttttttatccagtcggataaacactccaaaccacCTACCCAACGCTCGGAGgagtccgcatggtcctaaagcacaccgttgcctcaattcatatcacattccaatgataaaactggggggggacaaaaatgacacctccccccatccccagtgaaagttgcatccctgccataacatgatgcagccaccactatccttgaaaatatggaaagtgatACTCAattatgtgttgtattggatttgccccaaacaatgCTTTGCTTTCAGCATTTGAAAACTTCTTGTTCTttatagttgaatctgtgcttgaaattcactgctcgactgaaggaccttacagataattgtatgtgtggggtacagagataaggcagtcattcaaaatcatttaaaactctattattgcacacagagcgagtccatgcaacttattatgtgacttgttaagcacatttttactcctgaacttatttaggcttgccataacaaaggggttgaatacttattgattcaatacatttcagcttttcattttgtattaatttgtaaaaattccctAAAACATCattgcactttgacattatgggtattgtgtgtaggccagtgaaccaacaaaaatctcaatttaataaattttaaattcaggctgtaacacaacaaaatgtggaaaaagttaaggggtgtgaatagtttctgaatgcactgtatatatactaccaCCCGAAAGGGCACTTGGCGAGTGGGAGGGCAAAGGGGCAGGTGCCCCTTTAACAAAAACGTAttcccccttggtttgtgctgtggtggagatctttgtgggctatactcggccttgtctcaggattgtaagttggtggttgaaggtatccctctagtggtgcgggggctgtgctttggcaaagtgggtggggttatatccttcctgtttggccctgtccgggggtatcatcggatggggccacagtgttcctgacccctcctgtcctagcctccagtatttatgctgcagtagtttgtgtcgggggctagggccagttggttatatctggagtacttctcctgtcttatccagtgtcctgtgtgaatttaagtatgctctctctaattctctccttctctctttctttctctctctcggaggacctgagctacggaccatacgtcaggactactgggcatgatgactccttgctgtccccagtccacctggccttgctgctgtcccagtttcaactgttctgcctgcggttatggaacccctactgtcccagacctgctgttttcaactcttaattatcggctatgaaaagccaactagacatttattcctgattattatttgaccatgcttgtcatttatgaacattttgaacgtcttgggccatgttctgttataatctccacccggcacagccagaagaggactggccacccctcatagcctggttcctctctaggtttcttcctaggttttggcctttctagggagtttttcctagccaccgtgcttctacacctgcattgcttgctgtttggggttttaggctgggtttctgtacagcacttcgagatattagctgatgtacgaagggctatataaaataaacttgattgattgattgatcttatCTGTGCATGTATCTGGCTCTAATGTCAGTTAATTTTCCTGTGATTTTCCAGTTCTGGCCTTTCAGCTCCCCCTACTGGTCATTAATACTGTCTTTGAATCAGTATGTGGCATAATATTTGACaacaatgttttttctttctgttCAGGCCAATTTTCTGGAGTATCCATCTGTCCGCACCAGAGACTTAAAGGTCCACACTCCTCTGTTTTCATGCATATTTGAATCATGACTGTGGGATCAGATGGACTCTGTACTCacacagctctctccctctcctgataATGAAAAAGGTGAAGGATTAACAGAACATTAACRCAGAGCTCTATTCTAATCTTTTATACCATTCTTTTTCCCCATGGGCTCATTCTTAGAAATGTATTTCTTGGAGACAGCAGCGAGGTGTTAAGGTCAAGTGGTAGAGGCCACCTCTGATTGGCTGTGCTACTCTCATGTTGCTCTCCTCAGGTTGCCTGGAAAGGCCACAGGGAGTCATCACAGTCATTTCAGACCAAACATATTAGAGCTCTCCTCAGAATTTACCCCATGTCATTCCAGACCATGTGTATATCAACATTAGTAATGAAACGCTTGTCTCAGTTATGCAAAattaaatttgtattttattggttAGATTGTCGCAATGAATATGAAATGGGAATAAACATTTTGTCAGGGAATGGGTGGATTACCACATTAATCAGGGTGTAGAGTGATTAGCATTTTTTTGGGTGTGTGAAATCAAGACAATTGSAATTCCTTATATCACATAAAACAAACATGAACCATTACTTAAAttgtgaataaaaaaaaacattatacaaaaacacaaactccAGTGGAGTATTGTTTTTCAGAGTAGTGAGGTCACCCCAGACGTGTGTCAGGCCTCTCCTAAGCTTCGGCCTTCTCTCCGTCAGCGTCAGAATGGACGTGGCTGTTTGTTGCCATGGGAACCCCTCCGGAGGTCACATAGGCTTGATGGCCACTCCCCCTGGTAGGGACGCCTTCATATGCYACTGTGGCCGAACTCTTAGGGATGGCTCTGGCGGGGGAAAGGGAAACTGTAGGTAAAACACTGCACCACacattttaattgtattattGTGAATGCGTTAAAAGTGCAGCACAAATCATAATCACTCACTGCATCTCTGTTGCCTTTGAAKCCTTGTATTTCTGCTTCTTCATGGAGTGTGTCATGTACCAGATAATAAGGATAATAAGGACAGCTCCAAGAAGTGCTCCAATGACTGCACCAGCAATGGCCCCGTCTCTTAACTCTGTTAATGGTGGGATATTGGTAAGATTAATTACAGCAGTGTGTTTAAAGATTATATAGCCACATTCAATAAAAGTAAAAACAACAGCATACATATATATTACCCATACCATGGTTGAGCTCCACAGTGCAAGTAGCAGATCCTACAGCGTTAGAGGCACTGCAACAATACTCTCCAAACTCAAACTGGGATATGTTTCTGAAATACAAGGATCCTATTTTCGGAtctgaaaagaaagagaaagaacacaaGTCTAGCAAAAGCATTCTAATGAATCAGAGAACAACAGAGTGATGGGGAATGTGTGTTACAGCGGAACAGTATGGCAACCCACCAGTGTTCCCCATTACAGGTGTCTTGGTCTTGTCCTGATCCACTCTGATCCAGGTATAGGTGGGGGTGGGGCTTCCCCGCTCACTGTGGCAGGTGAGGGTAACCAG
Coding sequences within it:
- the LOC111950232 gene encoding V-set and immunoglobulin domain-containing protein 1-like; translated protein: MNISFKMSPTLRMALLFSMMGCGXLITVTVPEKFVNVTNGESALLQCTFVTTVQNTSDIIIQWSFDAKTSIVPQQVYYSQSGEDVISKPYEGRLKAPTYPTTSNASITISNMQVSDAGAYTCEVHNFPDVNGKTEATIIVNVLERPSVPFCAVHGDVESGHLVTLTCHSERGSPTPTYTWIRVDQDKTKTPVMGNTDPKIGSLYFRNISQFEFGEYCCSASNAVGSATCTVELNHELRDGAIAGAVIGALLGAVLIILIIWYMTHSMKKQKYKXSKATEMQAIPKSSATVAYEGVPTRGSGHQAYVTSGGVPMATNSHVHSDADGEKAEA